One segment of Paenibacillus rhizovicinus DNA contains the following:
- a CDS encoding phytanoyl-CoA dioxygenase family protein yields the protein MNEKEKYLFDLQGFLVIPNVLTAEQLTKLNKAIDENADIAPEERKSFMFWAEQTFRDLIDDPKTEPYLTEILGEEYRLDHEYSIIHQKGSPPLGLHGGGVPYDPGQYYTFQNGKMYSGLTVVSYALTDIGPEDGGFCCIPGSHKSNYRTPTDYKNYSEIGPVVHIPQRAGDVLIFSEALTHGTFAWQAAHERRSLLYKYSPAMISWAPFNRSQELLDMLTDRQKVIVQTPASLGYRYFGQSKKK from the coding sequence ATGAATGAAAAAGAAAAATACTTATTTGACTTACAAGGTTTTCTAGTCATTCCAAATGTCTTGACTGCGGAGCAGCTAACTAAACTGAACAAGGCGATTGACGAGAATGCTGACATTGCGCCAGAAGAACGCAAAAGCTTCATGTTTTGGGCTGAACAAACGTTCCGCGATCTGATTGACGATCCCAAAACAGAGCCGTATCTTACTGAAATTCTGGGTGAGGAATATCGTCTGGATCATGAATATTCGATTATTCATCAGAAAGGATCGCCTCCGCTTGGACTTCACGGGGGAGGCGTTCCGTATGACCCGGGCCAATATTATACGTTCCAAAACGGGAAAATGTACAGCGGACTTACGGTCGTCTCCTATGCCCTTACGGATATTGGCCCGGAGGACGGAGGTTTTTGTTGTATCCCCGGCAGTCATAAATCGAATTACAGAACACCAACGGACTATAAGAACTATTCGGAAATCGGGCCTGTTGTCCATATTCCGCAACGGGCTGGAGACGTGCTCATTTTCTCGGAAGCGTTAACGCACGGTACGTTTGCCTGGCAAGCAGCGCATGAACGGAGATCCTTGCTCTATAAATATTCACCGGCGATGATTTCATGGGCACCGTTCAACAGGTCTCAAGAACTTCTGGACATGCTTACGGACAGGCAGAAAGTGATCGTTCAGACGCCGGCCTCATTAGGGTACAGATATTTTGGACAAAGCAAAAAGAAGTAA
- a CDS encoding copper amine oxidase N-terminal domain-containing protein: MKKIVLSCSLSLLLAFSFVSIAMAAASTESITLNVNGLKIPNETVIINQTTMVPIRDVSLIPIFSVNWENKSKKVSVTNKKTNESLLLTMNNKVGYKGKTKVTLSVAPQNINGSIYVPLRFIGENLDAYVYWDSKTKTAVIYNSPVGGADESLNIVKGRNAVLLLTRINLQDHFVTNSESHITEYFFPLNKTQQFFIVDGDIAKYYEVRNHAAWEVWEGVTSDGVKGDKDVIPNIVHAVSKEWGQRPSFNGEFAYFIDQWMANIVNFGTIDETGTRNESGSFTRTDNSKPFIVAIEGENRTN, encoded by the coding sequence ATGAAAAAAATTGTCCTGTCTTGTTCACTTTCTTTATTACTTGCTTTTTCGTTTGTTAGTATTGCAATGGCAGCAGCATCAACAGAATCCATAACACTTAATGTAAATGGTTTAAAGATCCCGAATGAGACCGTAATCATTAATCAAACAACGATGGTACCAATTAGAGATGTATCTCTTATCCCCATATTTAGTGTGAATTGGGAGAATAAATCAAAGAAGGTCTCCGTTACCAATAAGAAGACTAATGAGTCACTCTTGCTCACTATGAATAATAAAGTAGGTTATAAAGGAAAAACTAAAGTAACACTATCTGTGGCACCACAAAATATTAATGGTTCTATCTATGTTCCTTTAAGATTCATTGGTGAAAATCTAGATGCTTATGTCTACTGGGATTCAAAAACGAAAACAGCTGTTATTTACAATTCACCTGTTGGAGGAGCAGATGAAAGCCTTAATATTGTTAAGGGTAGAAATGCCGTATTGTTATTAACCCGAATTAATCTACAGGACCATTTTGTGACGAATTCTGAAAGCCATATTACTGAGTATTTTTTTCCTTTAAATAAAACACAGCAATTTTTTATCGTCGATGGGGATATTGCTAAATATTATGAAGTGAGAAATCATGCTGCTTGGGAAGTTTGGGAGGGAGTGACTTCTGATGGGGTAAAGGGAGATAAAGACGTCATTCCTAATATTGTACATGCAGTAAGTAAAGAATGGGGACAAAGGCCATCTTTCAATGGCGAATTTGCTTATTTCATAGATCAATGGATGGCCAACATTGTAAACTTCGGTACTATTGATGAGACAGGAACAAGAAATGAGTCCGGGAGCTTTACCAGAACAGATAATTCTAAACCGTTTATTGTCGCAATTGAAGGAGAAAACAGAACAAATTGA
- a CDS encoding DUF4267 domain-containing protein encodes MSKAYWGLKSLTFWLVGVVTLLMLYLGVRGFVQPIGAIRDYGLPLHDTADNNLVYIKANRDLFIGIFLLALMILRMRKALLVAMFTSILMPAIDAILVISHAADTTPSWIHIASAVYGVVIGCMLYREEQRAST; translated from the coding sequence ATGAGTAAAGCTTATTGGGGACTTAAGTCTTTAACATTTTGGCTTGTTGGTGTTGTTACGCTGTTAATGTTGTATTTGGGCGTAAGAGGGTTTGTCCAGCCAATAGGTGCAATACGAGACTACGGTTTACCACTTCATGACACCGCGGATAACAATCTTGTTTACATCAAAGCCAATCGCGACCTGTTTATCGGTATCTTCCTGCTAGCCCTGATGATACTTCGTATGAGAAAAGCATTGCTTGTTGCGATGTTTACTTCCATACTAATGCCCGCAATTGATGCCATATTGGTCATTTCGCATGCAGCAGATACAACGCCTTCTTGGATCCATATTGCTTCAGCTGTATATGGAGTTGTTATTGGTTGTATGTTGTATCGAGAAGAACAGCGAGCTAGTACTTGA
- a CDS encoding TetR/AcrR family transcriptional regulator, with product MPRIALSEQALDERKDQIKSAALKVFAEKGLTGTKMSMIAEEAGISQGLSYKYFESKDEIFALLVEEAIEEAQKAIRNIGQLSGSPIDQLRAFTLRMLDENHKHYFLLIQQAQKSEGVPHKAKEAIKRYSPGDTIDLMIPIVVRGQEEGQLAEGDPYKRLLLFLSVVTGLMLQDTKALGIDLALEVDYLLGILTK from the coding sequence ATGCCAAGAATAGCGCTATCCGAACAAGCGCTCGATGAACGCAAAGATCAGATCAAAAGCGCCGCATTAAAAGTATTCGCAGAGAAAGGGCTTACCGGAACGAAGATGAGCATGATCGCCGAGGAAGCCGGCATCAGTCAAGGGTTATCGTATAAATATTTCGAATCCAAAGACGAAATCTTCGCGCTTCTTGTGGAAGAGGCAATCGAGGAAGCCCAGAAAGCGATCCGGAATATCGGTCAATTATCAGGTTCGCCTATTGATCAACTGAGGGCGTTCACGCTTCGAATGCTGGACGAGAACCACAAGCATTATTTCCTGCTCATTCAGCAAGCGCAAAAGTCAGAAGGCGTTCCGCACAAGGCAAAGGAAGCCATCAAGCGGTATTCCCCCGGGGATACAATCGATTTAATGATTCCGATCGTCGTCCGGGGACAAGAGGAAGGACAACTCGCGGAGGGGGATCCCTACAAGAGGTTGCTTCTGTTTCTCTCGGTCGTGACCGGTCTTATGCTTCAAGATACGAAGGCACTGGGAATCGACTTGGCACTGGAAGTCGACTATCTGTTGGGCATTTTGACGAAATAA
- a CDS encoding SDR family NAD(P)-dependent oxidoreductase — MNEPQQASSHNVTGKYAIITGATSGIGLAAAQALAARGANLGIVARNAAKANEVADRIRTSFGNRITVDVFLADMSSQQSIRRAANEILAKCQRIDMLINNAGAMFVNHKLTEDGLEMTLAVNHIAPFLFTKLLLNRLMMSEHARVITTSSHGHKMAMKGIDFDDLSGKRYFGFLGKLKGGPNFRYGETKLANILFTAELAQRLKGTNVTAYCFDPGLVATNFNRDNGFMARMTTAVMMKFARTPEQGAETLLWLADTDGKNLENGRYYADKQIGKLSAQAGNLEAAKKLWEVSELQIRASEA; from the coding sequence ATGAACGAACCTCAACAAGCGAGCAGTCACAATGTAACTGGAAAATACGCGATAATTACCGGGGCGACGAGCGGGATTGGATTGGCGGCCGCACAAGCTCTGGCTGCTAGAGGAGCGAACTTGGGTATCGTCGCGCGAAACGCGGCCAAAGCAAATGAAGTGGCGGATAGGATCCGGACTTCATTCGGCAATCGGATCACAGTGGACGTTTTCCTTGCTGACATGTCGTCCCAGCAGTCGATTCGACGAGCGGCGAACGAAATATTGGCAAAATGCCAGAGGATCGATATGCTAATCAATAATGCAGGTGCCATGTTCGTTAATCATAAGCTGACGGAAGATGGGCTCGAAATGACTCTGGCGGTCAACCACATCGCGCCTTTCTTGTTCACGAAGCTGCTGCTAAACCGACTGATGATGAGTGAACATGCCCGCGTGATTACGACGTCGTCTCACGGCCATAAGATGGCTATGAAAGGCATCGATTTCGATGACTTGAGCGGTAAGCGTTATTTTGGGTTTCTGGGGAAACTGAAAGGCGGTCCTAATTTTCGGTACGGCGAGACGAAGCTGGCGAACATTTTGTTTACCGCGGAACTGGCACAGCGATTGAAAGGCACGAATGTGACCGCGTATTGTTTTGATCCCGGACTCGTCGCTACGAATTTCAATCGGGACAACGGATTCATGGCCCGCATGACGACGGCCGTCATGATGAAATTTGCACGAACCCCTGAGCAAGGTGCGGAGACACTTCTCTGGCTTGCGGATACCGACGGCAAGAACCTGGAAAACGGTCGTTATTACGCCGATAAGCAGATTGGAAAGCTGTCGGCACAAGCAGGGAACTTGGAAGCAGCGAAAAAGCTCTGGGAAGTCAGTGAATTGCAAATACGCGCATCGGAGGCATAA
- a CDS encoding LamG-like jellyroll fold domain-containing protein, translating into MSNLRQGLVGEYLFNGNAEDTSGFGRHGKVEGATLTEDRFGAANSAYAFSGQNDFIALEPFSMLHTASSFSLSIWAKYDQEAALKGWNNAIVSQDDHGRALDQSHRVFQLSTKGEYVTWHRMRQSADAVGKHPLRRGAWYHIVATYDGAEHRLYVNGVLQDIQTGSFVHNFEEPIFIGKKNSDEKRFCFHGTLDDLRIYARSLTDYEVLELYAEQGYIGDTDWMLPAPHPVRKTTAAKKWVNKPIRVSKTLEFRKIEWNDCYNSFALALYGVLTYSNRQISWLQALIYTGQGFVINTDRTVRPMDVLGDGSLLREAMLNLGFDMEILAANIYGGDWEEDTVERALYMVRESIQRGYPVVGWNLDNYEHGLIYGYDDKRKVLYIQDINARNGAELSYDDFGRRPLQDNPIDPEMFILVLRERNETPPAQLNVTRYTEQEDLNYRMTLNKALSLAVRHAEGDGLTGDDGRMNGIGAIDEWIAAFESESAHRFFTSYNLLWLTSTRQYLIPFFAQSAITHCMAIQDLTLQHLMLKAAEVYLSSYRAWVHLREMFPFPHGADTTDPRLKLDAIRLLKEARQAESAGLSVLRDIVDRLSNRGMEASLQINESTFG; encoded by the coding sequence GTGAGTAACCTGCGGCAAGGTCTTGTGGGCGAATATCTGTTTAACGGCAATGCGGAAGATACGAGCGGCTTCGGTCGTCATGGGAAGGTAGAAGGCGCGACATTGACAGAAGATCGTTTTGGCGCAGCCAATAGCGCCTATGCGTTTTCCGGCCAGAATGATTTCATTGCGTTGGAACCATTTTCGATGCTTCACACGGCGTCCTCTTTCTCCTTGTCTATCTGGGCCAAATACGATCAGGAAGCGGCGCTCAAAGGCTGGAACAACGCTATCGTTTCGCAAGACGATCATGGCCGTGCACTCGATCAATCTCATCGTGTATTTCAATTAAGCACCAAAGGGGAATATGTCACCTGGCATCGAATGAGACAGTCGGCGGACGCGGTAGGGAAACACCCTTTACGACGGGGCGCATGGTATCATATTGTCGCGACTTATGACGGAGCGGAGCATAGGCTCTACGTGAATGGCGTGCTTCAGGATATACAAACCGGTTCATTCGTGCATAACTTCGAAGAGCCGATCTTTATAGGCAAAAAGAATTCCGACGAGAAGCGATTCTGTTTTCACGGGACATTGGACGATCTTCGGATTTACGCAAGATCATTAACGGACTACGAGGTTCTGGAGCTCTATGCCGAACAAGGATATATCGGAGATACCGATTGGATGCTCCCGGCGCCGCATCCCGTTCGCAAGACGACAGCCGCCAAGAAGTGGGTCAACAAACCGATTCGCGTAAGCAAGACGTTGGAATTCCGTAAAATCGAATGGAACGACTGTTACAATTCGTTTGCTCTTGCCCTATATGGCGTCCTGACGTATTCGAATCGACAGATTAGTTGGCTGCAAGCGTTGATTTATACGGGGCAAGGTTTCGTCATCAACACCGATCGGACTGTGCGGCCGATGGATGTACTCGGAGACGGAAGCCTGCTCCGAGAAGCGATGCTTAATTTGGGCTTCGACATGGAGATTCTGGCGGCGAACATTTACGGCGGAGATTGGGAGGAAGATACGGTCGAAAGAGCGTTATACATGGTGCGAGAGAGTATCCAGCGGGGATATCCTGTCGTGGGATGGAACCTGGATAACTATGAACATGGACTCATTTACGGCTACGACGATAAACGCAAAGTATTGTACATTCAAGATATTAATGCCAGGAACGGCGCTGAACTGTCTTATGATGATTTTGGCCGGCGTCCCCTCCAGGATAACCCCATCGATCCGGAAATGTTCATACTGGTGCTGCGGGAGAGGAACGAGACGCCGCCTGCGCAACTGAACGTGACTCGGTACACGGAGCAAGAAGACCTGAATTACCGAATGACGTTGAACAAAGCGCTCTCGCTTGCCGTGCGTCATGCAGAAGGGGACGGACTCACGGGAGATGACGGCCGAATGAACGGGATCGGCGCCATTGACGAGTGGATTGCGGCTTTCGAGTCCGAGTCGGCGCATCGTTTCTTCACAAGCTACAACCTCTTATGGCTTACGTCTACAAGGCAATACTTGATTCCATTCTTCGCGCAATCGGCAATTACGCATTGTATGGCGATTCAAGACCTTACGCTGCAGCATCTGATGCTCAAGGCTGCTGAGGTGTATCTGTCAAGCTATCGGGCATGGGTGCATTTGCGCGAGATGTTCCCTTTCCCTCATGGGGCAGATACGACCGATCCAAGATTGAAATTGGACGCGATCCGACTGCTCAAGGAGGCACGGCAGGCGGAGTCTGCCGGGCTATCGGTGTTACGCGACATCGTTGACCGGCTCTCTAATCGTGGCATGGAAGCTTCCTTGCAGATTAATGAAAGCACGTTTGGATGA
- a CDS encoding YjgB family protein: MNVFTSAKKTAIATVTAGTLILSVAGAVPSYAAANTTAPAAAPVDDHMKAFQTLMSFYKPALQGQFPNFHGFTVGLTSHETVIKAIGKAESPAKDADGFDVYHAEMGHPGYALNYKLDKIREMRYFGTNVERQTNLGGISARMVIQHWGAPNQSALIKSGKTVQKKLTYVRGKYQLEFIFNNTSGLDLDHINLVNKSIK, translated from the coding sequence ATGAACGTATTTACATCTGCCAAAAAAACGGCAATTGCAACGGTGACTGCGGGCACGCTGATCCTATCGGTCGCCGGAGCCGTCCCTTCCTACGCCGCGGCCAATACGACAGCTCCTGCCGCTGCTCCCGTGGACGATCATATGAAAGCTTTCCAAACGCTGATGAGCTTCTACAAACCGGCTCTTCAAGGCCAGTTCCCGAATTTCCACGGCTTCACGGTCGGCTTGACCTCGCATGAAACGGTCATCAAGGCCATCGGCAAAGCCGAATCTCCGGCCAAGGATGCCGACGGCTTCGACGTCTATCATGCCGAAATGGGCCATCCGGGCTACGCACTCAACTACAAGCTCGATAAAATACGGGAAATGCGCTACTTCGGCACGAACGTCGAGCGTCAAACGAATCTTGGCGGCATCTCCGCCCGCATGGTGATCCAGCACTGGGGAGCCCCAAATCAGTCCGCTTTGATCAAGTCAGGCAAAACCGTGCAAAAGAAACTCACCTATGTCCGCGGCAAATACCAGCTGGAGTTCATCTTCAACAATACAAGCGGTTTGGATCTGGATCATATTAACCTCGTTAATAAATCCATTAAATAA
- a CDS encoding S-layer homology domain-containing protein, producing the protein MKKTFKMMTMTATAALMLTFAGQSFAATPGFTDLDNNAAKDKIVSLQQRGLLQGVSANHFAPRAILTEAQGVQLIVSALNLNLDLVRFFKEPKASDYFPNAQDDAWYANALIIASVNGLDLPKDLNPNQLLTREAFTHELIHAIEVTGKLPMIKPVAVEIADQDQINVEYSGSIVRALNYGVIQLGEDGKVNPKMTISRSEAAEEIYNALEYLKAHAPSTDENGKLSFSEGIQLITDATGVTPSLDQEADPNAALTRETFTTMLVQAVEEAGKLPMINVIPADIKDADQIDILDSGVIQRALKYGIVKLNADGNFEPNAEMTQAQGKEAVDNAVAYLKAHLAPVTANPVQ; encoded by the coding sequence ATGAAAAAGACATTCAAGATGATGACAATGACAGCAACGGCAGCGTTGATGTTAACTTTTGCGGGGCAGAGCTTTGCGGCGACTCCGGGTTTTACGGATTTGGACAATAATGCAGCCAAAGATAAAATCGTTTCCTTGCAGCAGAGGGGCTTACTCCAAGGCGTTTCGGCCAATCACTTCGCGCCGCGCGCCATCTTGACAGAAGCACAAGGCGTACAATTAATCGTGAGCGCGTTGAATCTCAACCTGGATTTGGTTCGATTCTTCAAAGAGCCGAAAGCATCGGATTACTTCCCGAACGCGCAAGATGATGCTTGGTACGCGAACGCGCTAATTATCGCGTCGGTCAACGGACTCGATCTTCCGAAAGATCTGAATCCGAATCAATTGTTGACTCGGGAAGCGTTCACGCATGAGTTAATCCATGCGATCGAAGTGACAGGCAAGCTGCCCATGATCAAGCCGGTTGCCGTTGAAATCGCTGATCAAGACCAAATCAACGTGGAATACTCCGGATCGATCGTACGCGCATTGAACTACGGCGTCATTCAACTGGGGGAGGACGGCAAAGTGAATCCCAAAATGACCATCTCCCGTTCGGAAGCAGCCGAAGAAATCTATAATGCGCTCGAGTATTTGAAGGCACATGCCCCATCGACTGACGAGAACGGCAAATTATCCTTCTCAGAGGGCATTCAATTGATCACCGATGCCACAGGCGTGACGCCGTCCCTGGATCAGGAAGCAGACCCTAACGCCGCATTGACTCGTGAAACGTTTACGACAATGCTCGTTCAAGCCGTAGAGGAAGCCGGCAAGCTGCCGATGATCAACGTCATCCCGGCCGACATTAAAGACGCGGACCAAATCGACATTCTTGACTCAGGCGTCATTCAGCGCGCACTTAAATACGGCATTGTGAAATTGAACGCCGATGGTAACTTCGAGCCGAATGCCGAAATGACGCAAGCGCAAGGCAAGGAAGCCGTGGATAATGCCGTCGCTTACCTGAAGGCACATCTTGCGCCAGTAACTGCGAACCCTGTACAGTAG
- a CDS encoding alpha/beta hydrolase family protein, translating into MGATETNKLNHEIVDHIPLIWEEPYGERNGHLVIWLPGLTGDKDGLRKHLRMFADAGFVAVSYDPYEHGERMRESRDQFIGKLKRNKRRYFWPMIAMTAEEYPRVIDWALERFGLTGGVMAGGISMGGDIALVAAGLDRRITAVAACISTPDWLRPGTDEEESRPDTYAWNCYHRCNPLTNANKYEHAPAIRFLNGAKDGHVPPDGAHRFRAACADHYAACPERFEITEFDVAHQFTDGMLNGALDWFSQHAASSGSEKG; encoded by the coding sequence ATGGGTGCGACAGAAACGAATAAGCTCAATCATGAAATCGTGGATCATATCCCGCTTATCTGGGAAGAGCCGTATGGAGAACGGAACGGGCACCTCGTCATCTGGCTTCCGGGACTGACAGGCGACAAGGATGGACTACGCAAGCATCTGCGGATGTTCGCCGACGCGGGCTTCGTAGCCGTATCGTACGATCCGTATGAGCACGGGGAGCGGATGAGAGAGAGCCGCGATCAGTTTATCGGTAAATTAAAGCGTAACAAGCGCCGTTATTTCTGGCCGATGATCGCAATGACGGCGGAGGAATATCCGCGCGTGATCGACTGGGCGCTGGAACGATTCGGATTGACCGGCGGCGTGATGGCGGGAGGCATCTCGATGGGTGGCGACATCGCCTTGGTCGCTGCAGGACTGGACAGACGAATCACCGCAGTAGCAGCCTGCATCTCGACGCCGGATTGGCTGCGTCCGGGCACGGATGAAGAAGAGAGCCGCCCCGATACGTATGCCTGGAATTGTTATCACCGCTGCAATCCGCTTACGAACGCGAACAAATATGAGCATGCTCCAGCGATTCGCTTCCTGAACGGGGCGAAAGATGGCCATGTCCCTCCCGACGGGGCTCACAGGTTCAGGGCGGCGTGCGCGGACCATTATGCGGCGTGTCCAGAACGTTTCGAGATTACCGAGTTCGACGTCGCTCACCAATTTACCGATGGCATGCTGAACGGGGCTCTGGACTGGTTCAGCCAACATGCTGCAAGCTCCGGTTCCGAAAAAGGATAA
- a CDS encoding S8 family serine peptidase gives MYAEPSWFRLGFSEVPGQSAGQGIGIIIIDDICPHPTLNHLADRIKHVVVANDNAITCSDIVNEGFNPSNLDNGIHGLMTVLTLAHEPFTVDGFCHAGIAPAGNFVVLSHGAFKDGEGERLKLGIDWILSNLPDLNIRIILSLGWHAQDNTVLLERTKSNSTVQSLAAAVERGVLVICANGNSDIGNILPPLDYLAVGGFDDRGKADRIYHTPYPGEPHGFNGDGHYRPDIRAPRTRVIVPYCEGEPRAGQLSVYTGTSAASTLVAGVCMYLLSSFPFINNYTLRNALVRFGDKLVEDKNYSPCVNVKKTIEALLQGYISEQKIESQLVDDTGIAARAVNLSRAIRKKEYTRGELWEYSNDPNSLIRKIAVHSLGWPVDRIEREIYWDRFDMEPEDGVRTWYLYGLLQHAEKEELTRWIPLAASPHWSIRWCVGEFLGKFSDLPQFVKTHEPELVPQYAHSLFESLE, from the coding sequence GTGTACGCAGAACCATCATGGTTTAGATTAGGATTTTCCGAAGTACCCGGTCAATCCGCGGGGCAAGGTATTGGTATCATTATCATCGACGATATTTGCCCGCATCCGACTTTGAACCACCTCGCGGATAGAATTAAGCATGTGGTTGTAGCTAACGATAATGCAATTACTTGTTCCGACATTGTGAATGAAGGCTTTAATCCTAGTAATTTAGATAATGGCATACATGGTTTGATGACTGTTCTTACGTTAGCACATGAGCCTTTTACCGTTGACGGATTCTGCCATGCAGGTATAGCACCAGCAGGCAATTTCGTTGTCCTGTCTCATGGCGCCTTTAAAGATGGAGAAGGGGAACGCCTCAAATTAGGAATCGACTGGATCCTTAGCAATCTACCTGATTTGAATATTCGGATTATTTTAAGCTTGGGATGGCATGCTCAAGATAACACGGTTTTATTGGAAAGAACAAAATCCAATTCTACTGTGCAAAGCTTGGCGGCAGCCGTTGAACGAGGAGTATTGGTAATATGCGCGAATGGCAACAGCGACATTGGCAACATATTACCGCCCCTTGATTACTTGGCCGTTGGCGGGTTCGATGATCGGGGAAAGGCTGACCGAATCTATCATACTCCTTACCCAGGTGAACCTCATGGATTTAATGGCGACGGACATTATCGGCCAGACATTCGTGCACCACGTACGCGAGTCATTGTTCCTTATTGCGAAGGGGAACCGAGAGCGGGGCAATTATCGGTGTACACAGGAACCTCGGCGGCATCGACGCTGGTTGCCGGGGTATGCATGTACTTGTTATCTAGTTTCCCATTCATCAACAACTATACGCTGAGGAACGCCTTGGTTAGGTTTGGAGATAAATTGGTTGAAGACAAGAACTATTCGCCATGCGTTAATGTAAAGAAAACAATAGAAGCCTTATTGCAAGGGTATATAAGTGAGCAGAAGATAGAAAGCCAGCTTGTCGATGATACGGGCATTGCAGCACGTGCCGTCAATCTGAGCAGAGCGATCAGGAAAAAAGAATACACGCGAGGCGAGCTGTGGGAGTACTCCAACGATCCAAATTCACTTATTCGAAAGATTGCAGTTCACTCGCTGGGGTGGCCGGTCGACCGTATAGAACGTGAAATTTATTGGGATAGATTCGATATGGAACCTGAGGATGGCGTTCGTACTTGGTATTTGTACGGGTTGTTGCAGCATGCTGAAAAAGAAGAATTAACTCGATGGATTCCATTAGCAGCTAGTCCCCATTGGTCAATTAGATGGTGCGTAGGAGAATTTCTTGGTAAATTCTCTGATTTGCCTCAATTCGTTAAAACACATGAACCCGAACTGGTACCACAATATGCACACTCTCTATTTGAGTCATTGGAATAA